A window of the Microtus pennsylvanicus isolate mMicPen1 chromosome 4, mMicPen1.hap1, whole genome shotgun sequence genome harbors these coding sequences:
- the LOC142848732 gene encoding cathepsin Q-like isoform X1 has translation MTPAVFLLILCLGVGSRVSALDSSLDAEWEEWKILYEKSYSLEEEALRRTVWEKNMKMIKLHNGENGLGKNGYTMKMNAFGDMTNEEFRKMMVDFPMQSHERGKGIWKRSLTDVPKFVDWRKEGYVTPVRFQGNCSSCWAFAAIGAIEGQMYKKTGKLIPLSVQNLVDCSKPHGNHGCDWGNTYYAFLSVWISGGLEAEATYPYEGKEGPCRYNPQNSSAKIVSFAELLEFEDILMDIVATEGPVAAAIDALHDSFKFYSEGIYYEPNCSRYNLSHAVLVVGYGFDGNETDGNNYWLIKNSWGQSWGMDGYMKIAKDRNNHCGIASFAQIPQV, from the exons ATGACTCCTGCTGTCTTCCTGTTAATCCTGTGCTTAGGAGTTGGGTCACGTGTTTCGGCACTTGACTCCAGTTTGGATGCTGAATGGGAAGAGTGGAAGATACTCTATGAAAAATCATACAGCCTG GAGGAAGAAGCACTGAGGAGAACAGTATGggaaaagaacatgaaaatgATTAAACTTCACAATGGGGAGAATGGCCTGGGGAAGAACGGCTACACCATGAAAATGAACGCCTTTGGTGACATG ACCAATGAAGAATTCAGGAAAATGATGGTTGATTTCCCAATGCAAAGTCACGAGAGGGGGAAAGGCATCTGGAAACGATCTCTTACTGATGTACCCAAATTTGTGGATTGGCGAAAAGAaggatatgtgacccctgtgcgCTTCCAG GGTAACTGCAGTTCTTGTTGGGCTTTTGCTGCAATTGGTGCCATAGAAGGACAAATGTACAAAAAGACAGGCAAACTCATTCCTCTGAGTGTGCAGAACCTAGTGGACTGTTCTAAACCTCATGGAAATCATGGCTGTGACTGGGGCAACACATACTATgcctttttgtctgtttggatcAGTGGAGGATTGGAGGCTGAGGCGACCTACCCATATGAAGGAAAA GAAGGACCCTGCAGGTACAATCCTCAGAATTCATCTGCTAAAATCGTATCATTTGCGGAACTCCTAGAATTTGAGGATATCCTAATGGATATTGTAGCAACTGAAGGGCCCGTTGCTGCTGCAATTGATGCTCTCCATGATTCTTTTAAGTTCTACAGTGAAG GCATTTATTATGAACCAAATTGCAGCCGTTATAATTTGAGTCATGCAGTTCTGGTAGTTGGCTATGGATTTGATGGAAATGAAACAGATGGCAATAACTACTGGCTGATCAAGAACAG CTGGGGACAAAGCTGGGGCATGGATGGCTACATGAAAATTGCCAAGGACAGAAACAACCACTGTGGAATTGCTTCATTTGCCCAAATCCCTCAGGTGTGA
- the LOC142848732 gene encoding cathepsin Q-like isoform X2: protein MTPAVFLLILCLGVGSRVSALDSSLDAEWEEWKILYEKSYSLEEALRRTVWEKNMKMIKLHNGENGLGKNGYTMKMNAFGDMTNEEFRKMMVDFPMQSHERGKGIWKRSLTDVPKFVDWRKEGYVTPVRFQGNCSSCWAFAAIGAIEGQMYKKTGKLIPLSVQNLVDCSKPHGNHGCDWGNTYYAFLSVWISGGLEAEATYPYEGKEGPCRYNPQNSSAKIVSFAELLEFEDILMDIVATEGPVAAAIDALHDSFKFYSEGIYYEPNCSRYNLSHAVLVVGYGFDGNETDGNNYWLIKNSWGQSWGMDGYMKIAKDRNNHCGIASFAQIPQV, encoded by the exons ATGACTCCTGCTGTCTTCCTGTTAATCCTGTGCTTAGGAGTTGGGTCACGTGTTTCGGCACTTGACTCCAGTTTGGATGCTGAATGGGAAGAGTGGAAGATACTCTATGAAAAATCATACAGCCTG GAAGAAGCACTGAGGAGAACAGTATGggaaaagaacatgaaaatgATTAAACTTCACAATGGGGAGAATGGCCTGGGGAAGAACGGCTACACCATGAAAATGAACGCCTTTGGTGACATG ACCAATGAAGAATTCAGGAAAATGATGGTTGATTTCCCAATGCAAAGTCACGAGAGGGGGAAAGGCATCTGGAAACGATCTCTTACTGATGTACCCAAATTTGTGGATTGGCGAAAAGAaggatatgtgacccctgtgcgCTTCCAG GGTAACTGCAGTTCTTGTTGGGCTTTTGCTGCAATTGGTGCCATAGAAGGACAAATGTACAAAAAGACAGGCAAACTCATTCCTCTGAGTGTGCAGAACCTAGTGGACTGTTCTAAACCTCATGGAAATCATGGCTGTGACTGGGGCAACACATACTATgcctttttgtctgtttggatcAGTGGAGGATTGGAGGCTGAGGCGACCTACCCATATGAAGGAAAA GAAGGACCCTGCAGGTACAATCCTCAGAATTCATCTGCTAAAATCGTATCATTTGCGGAACTCCTAGAATTTGAGGATATCCTAATGGATATTGTAGCAACTGAAGGGCCCGTTGCTGCTGCAATTGATGCTCTCCATGATTCTTTTAAGTTCTACAGTGAAG GCATTTATTATGAACCAAATTGCAGCCGTTATAATTTGAGTCATGCAGTTCTGGTAGTTGGCTATGGATTTGATGGAAATGAAACAGATGGCAATAACTACTGGCTGATCAAGAACAG CTGGGGACAAAGCTGGGGCATGGATGGCTACATGAAAATTGCCAAGGACAGAAACAACCACTGTGGAATTGCTTCATTTGCCCAAATCCCTCAGGTGTGA